Proteins from a genomic interval of Bradyrhizobium sp. CCGB01:
- a CDS encoding fumarylacetoacetate hydrolase family protein — MRWLKFTAANKTSWGIVEGDQVIAVDGDPFGEWQRTSRTHSLGDVKIELPLIPRTFYCVGLNYLKHLKEAADKRGEVPAVPDRPEIGYRAQNALIAHDEEVVIPSFATDKIHYEGELVVVIGKKVKHLTKQNAMDCVFGYTVGNDVSERSWQKADRSLWRSKNADTFKPMGPWIETEANLAKMETVVRVNGKETNRFYTNDMIFGVVPFLVELTKYFTLWPGDVIWMGTDGASPDIKHGDVVEIDITGVGTLRNRFVREQR; from the coding sequence ATGCGCTGGCTCAAATTCACCGCCGCGAACAAGACGTCCTGGGGGATCGTCGAGGGCGACCAGGTCATCGCGGTCGACGGCGATCCCTTCGGCGAATGGCAGCGCACCTCGCGCACGCATTCGCTTGGCGACGTCAAAATCGAGCTGCCGCTGATCCCGCGCACCTTCTATTGCGTCGGCTTGAATTACCTGAAGCACCTGAAGGAAGCCGCCGACAAGCGCGGCGAGGTGCCGGCGGTGCCCGACCGGCCCGAGATCGGCTATCGCGCCCAGAACGCGCTGATCGCGCATGACGAGGAGGTCGTGATCCCGTCCTTTGCGACGGACAAGATCCACTATGAAGGCGAGCTCGTCGTCGTCATCGGCAAGAAGGTGAAGCATCTCACCAAGCAGAACGCGATGGATTGCGTGTTCGGCTACACCGTCGGCAACGACGTCAGCGAACGCAGCTGGCAGAAGGCCGATCGCAGCCTGTGGCGCTCGAAGAACGCCGACACGTTCAAGCCGATGGGGCCGTGGATCGAGACTGAGGCCAATCTGGCGAAAATGGAAACCGTCGTCCGGGTCAACGGCAAGGAGACCAACCGCTTTTACACCAACGACATGATCTTCGGCGTTGTGCCGTTCCTGGTCGAGCTGACCAAGTATTTCACGCTATGGCCGGGTGACGTGATCTGGATGGGCACCGACGGCGCTTCGCCTGACATCAAGCACGGCGATGTCGTGGAGATCGACATCACGGGCGTCGGGACGCTGCGGAATCGTTTTGTGCGCGAGCAGCGGTAA
- a CDS encoding Lrp/AsnC family transcriptional regulator has translation MIEDQDTRILAHLQKDGRATNQQLADEVGMSTSACWRRVRALEEAGVIKGYAALVVREQAGFAMSAILHVSLERHDAKFVDQFVAQVTTRREVLECFATTGDADYHLRVVVQDMAAYNRFLDEFMFRIPGIRYVRSNVVLKEIKTGVALPF, from the coding sequence ATGATCGAAGATCAGGATACGCGGATTCTTGCCCACCTCCAGAAAGACGGCCGCGCCACCAACCAGCAACTCGCGGACGAGGTCGGCATGTCCACCTCAGCCTGCTGGCGCCGGGTGCGGGCGCTGGAAGAGGCTGGTGTCATCAAGGGTTATGCGGCGCTGGTCGTGCGAGAGCAGGCGGGTTTTGCGATGTCCGCCATTCTCCACGTCTCGCTGGAGCGGCACGACGCAAAATTCGTCGATCAGTTCGTCGCGCAGGTGACCACGCGGCGCGAGGTGCTCGAGTGCTTCGCGACCACGGGCGATGCCGACTATCATTTGCGCGTCGTCGTGCAGGACATGGCGGCCTACAACCGCTTCCTCGACGAGTTCATGTTCCGCATCCCCGGCATCCGTTACGTCAGGAGCAACGTGGTGCTGAAGGAGATCAAGACGGGGGTCGCGCTGCCGTTTTGA
- a CDS encoding indolepyruvate ferredoxin oxidoreductase family protein, whose protein sequence is MDAIPSFDAYELSDRYDREEGRVFLTGTQAIVRIALDQVQRDRAAGLNTAGFISGYRGSPLGGIDLELWRIQERLKRDRIEFLPAVNEDLAATAVLGSQQVETQADRDVDGVFGLWYGKGPGVDRSGDALKHGNAYGSSPHGGVLVVAGDDHGCVSSSMPHQSDVAFMSWFMPTLHPASVSEYLEFGEYGYALSRFSGMWVGFKAISEIVESGASVALRPPRAFRTPDFTPPPGGLHYRWPDLPGPQIEERLEAKKHAVYAFAKANPIDRHIYDIPNATYGIVTTGKAHLDLMEALRLMGLDEAACRNIGVDVYKVGMVWPLALHDAMDFVKGKREILVVEEKRGIIESQFKEYFYDYPGSKPERMVGKHDETGARLISWIGELSPRALASVLARRLDPMFPGLNLAARAAALLPEAARTINVPGATRTPYFCSGCPHNTSTKVPEGSKALAGIGCHFMASWMDRETSSLIQMGGEGVNWAASSRFTGHKHVFQNLGEGTYYHSGSMAIRQAIAAKANITYKILFNDAVAMTGGQPVDGPISVHAIAHSVRAEGVGRIALVSDDPAQFSSGDLPIGVTIHPREEMDAVQRELREVSGVSVLIYQQTCATEKRRRRKRGQTADPKRFAYINDLVCEGCGDCSVESNCLSVEPKETPFGRKRQINLSTCNKDFSCLNGFCPSFVTVEGAIRRKKSASQIDAIGRAATLPLPAPATLDRPYDLLVTGVGGTGVITVGALIGMAAHLERSGVSVLDFTGFAQKFGPVLSYIRLAASPEALHQVRIDQGAADALIGCDLVVSSSPKASGTYRRGTRAAVNTAEMPTGDVVRFRDADLASPARLRAIRQVIGDGNLDTINANALAERLLGDAVYANIIMLGFAWQRGLVPISLQALLRAIELNGVAVERNKQAFAWGRIAAADPDFLPKADEASEAETLDQLIARRADFLIAYQDEAYATRYRTIVARVRNAEIALGSEALTEAVARSLFKLMAYKDEYEVARLHMRTDFLDELKREFDDGFSIQYHLAPPFLSSKRDARGWPRKRAFGQWIQMPLAMLARLKGLRGTPLDPFGYAEERRAERELIGWYEGLIERMLGGLDVAHLPSLVAIAKAPMDIRGYGPVKDAAIAKVKPEAERLLTELATSSPAKMRAWS, encoded by the coding sequence ATGGACGCCATTCCATCATTCGACGCCTACGAGCTCTCCGACCGCTACGACCGCGAGGAGGGGCGCGTCTTCCTCACGGGCACGCAGGCCATCGTCCGCATCGCGCTTGACCAGGTGCAGCGCGACCGTGCCGCGGGGCTCAACACCGCGGGTTTCATCTCCGGCTATCGCGGCTCGCCGCTCGGCGGCATTGATCTCGAGCTCTGGCGCATCCAGGAGCGGCTCAAGCGGGACCGCATCGAATTCCTGCCGGCGGTGAACGAGGACCTCGCGGCAACCGCGGTGCTCGGCTCGCAGCAGGTCGAAACGCAGGCCGATCGTGACGTCGATGGCGTGTTCGGGCTCTGGTACGGCAAAGGCCCCGGCGTCGATCGCTCCGGCGATGCCCTCAAGCACGGCAACGCCTACGGTTCCTCGCCGCATGGCGGCGTGCTGGTCGTCGCGGGCGACGACCATGGCTGCGTCTCCTCCTCGATGCCGCACCAATCCGATGTCGCCTTCATGAGCTGGTTCATGCCGACGCTGCACCCCGCAAGCGTCAGCGAATATCTCGAATTCGGCGAATATGGCTACGCGTTGAGTCGCTTCTCCGGCATGTGGGTCGGCTTCAAGGCGATCTCGGAGATTGTCGAGTCAGGCGCATCCGTCGCGCTGCGCCCGCCGCGCGCCTTCCGCACGCCCGACTTCACGCCGCCACCCGGCGGCCTGCACTATCGCTGGCCGGATCTGCCGGGCCCGCAGATCGAGGAACGGCTGGAGGCAAAGAAACACGCGGTCTACGCCTTCGCGAAGGCCAATCCGATCGATCGCCACATCTACGACATTCCCAACGCCACCTACGGCATCGTCACCACGGGCAAGGCGCATCTCGACCTGATGGAGGCGCTGCGGCTGATGGGCCTTGATGAAGCGGCCTGCCGCAACATCGGCGTCGACGTCTACAAGGTCGGCATGGTCTGGCCGCTGGCGCTGCATGACGCGATGGACTTCGTGAAGGGCAAGCGCGAGATCCTCGTGGTCGAGGAAAAGCGCGGCATCATCGAGAGCCAGTTCAAGGAATATTTCTACGACTATCCTGGCTCAAAGCCCGAGCGCATGGTCGGCAAGCACGACGAGACCGGTGCTCGGCTGATCTCCTGGATTGGCGAATTGTCGCCGCGTGCGCTGGCGTCCGTGCTGGCGCGCCGGCTCGATCCGATGTTTCCCGGGCTCAATCTCGCCGCGCGCGCCGCCGCGCTGCTGCCGGAGGCAGCCCGAACGATCAATGTCCCAGGCGCAACGCGTACGCCATATTTCTGCTCGGGATGCCCGCACAACACGTCGACAAAGGTGCCGGAAGGCTCCAAGGCGCTGGCCGGCATCGGTTGCCACTTCATGGCAAGCTGGATGGACCGCGAGACATCGTCGCTGATCCAGATGGGCGGCGAAGGCGTGAACTGGGCGGCCTCGTCACGCTTCACCGGCCACAAGCACGTCTTCCAGAATCTCGGCGAAGGCACTTACTATCATTCGGGCTCAATGGCGATCCGGCAGGCGATCGCAGCCAAAGCCAACATCACCTACAAGATCCTGTTCAACGATGCCGTCGCCATGACCGGCGGTCAGCCGGTCGACGGCCCCATCAGTGTGCATGCCATCGCGCACAGCGTCCGCGCCGAAGGCGTTGGGCGCATCGCGCTGGTGTCGGATGACCCCGCGCAGTTTTCTTCGGGAGACCTGCCGATCGGCGTCACCATCCATCCGCGCGAGGAGATGGACGCCGTACAGCGCGAACTGCGCGAGGTCTCCGGCGTCTCGGTGCTGATCTATCAGCAGACCTGCGCCACCGAGAAGCGGCGCCGGCGCAAGCGCGGGCAGACCGCCGATCCCAAGCGCTTCGCCTACATCAACGACCTCGTCTGCGAAGGCTGCGGCGACTGCTCGGTCGAGTCCAACTGCCTCAGCGTCGAGCCGAAGGAGACGCCGTTCGGCCGCAAGCGCCAGATCAATCTCTCGACCTGCAACAAGGATTTTTCCTGCCTCAACGGCTTTTGCCCGAGCTTCGTCACCGTCGAAGGCGCAATCCGCCGGAAGAAAAGCGCGAGCCAGATCGACGCGATCGGTCGCGCGGCGACGCTCCCCCTGCCTGCTCCCGCTACGCTCGACCGTCCCTATGACCTGCTGGTGACCGGCGTCGGCGGCACCGGCGTGATCACGGTCGGCGCGCTGATCGGCATGGCCGCGCATCTGGAACGAAGCGGGGTCTCGGTGCTCGATTTCACGGGCTTTGCGCAGAAGTTCGGGCCGGTGTTGAGCTATATCCGGCTTGCCGCGAGCCCCGAGGCGCTGCACCAGGTCCGCATCGACCAGGGCGCCGCCGATGCACTGATCGGCTGCGACCTCGTCGTCAGCTCATCACCAAAGGCGTCCGGAACCTATCGCCGCGGCACGCGCGCCGCAGTCAACACCGCGGAGATGCCGACCGGCGACGTCGTCCGCTTCCGCGACGCCGATCTCGCCTCGCCCGCCCGCCTGCGCGCCATCCGCCAGGTGATCGGCGACGGCAATCTCGACACGATCAACGCCAACGCTCTGGCCGAACGCCTGCTCGGCGATGCCGTCTATGCCAACATCATCATGCTCGGCTTTGCCTGGCAGCGCGGTCTCGTGCCGATCTCGCTGCAAGCGCTGCTGCGCGCGATCGAACTCAACGGCGTCGCGGTCGAGCGCAACAAGCAGGCCTTTGCCTGGGGCCGGATCGCCGCAGCCGATCCGGACTTCCTGCCGAAGGCTGACGAGGCATCCGAGGCCGAGACGCTCGACCAGCTCATCGCCCGCCGCGCCGATTTCCTCATCGCCTATCAAGACGAAGCCTATGCGACGCGCTATCGGACAATCGTGGCAAGAGTCCGCAACGCCGAAATCGCCCTCGGCAGCGAGGCGCTGACCGAGGCGGTCGCCCGCTCCCTGTTCAAGCTGATGGCCTACAAGGACGAATACGAGGTGGCGCGCCTCCACATGCGGACCGACTTCCTGGACGAATTGAAGCGTGAGTTCGACGACGGTTTCAGCATCCAATATCACCTCGCCCCGCCGTTCCTGTCATCCAAACGCGACGCCCGCGGCTGGCCGCGCAAGCGTGCCTTCGGCCAGTGGATCCAGATGCCGCTCGCCATGCTGGCGCGGTTGAAGGGATTGCGCGGGACGCCGCTCGATCCATTCGGCTACGCGGAGGAGCGGCGGGCGGAGCGCGAGCTGATCGGCTGGTATGAAGGCTTGATCGAACGGATGCTCGGCGGGCTTGACGTGGCGCATCTGCCAAGTCTCGTCGCTATTGCAAAAGCGCCGATGGATATCCGCGGCTACGGCCCAGTGAAGGACGCCGCGATCGCGAAGGTGAAGCCCGAGGCGGAGCGCCTGCTCACCGAATTGGCAACATCATCGCCGGCAAAGATGCGCGCCTGGAGTTGA
- the iaaH gene encoding indoleacetamide hydrolase produces the protein MDLDQLTLTQAAADLRAGKVTSTALTTEALTRAKAGADLNAFVTLDEAGALKAATAFDATGDKDKPLGGVPVAIKDNIEVAGLPCSAGTPALQGYVPKADAPVVAKLRAAGAIIIGKTSMHELAFGISGYNTAFKTGAEFGVRNAYDRSLIAGGSSSGTGAAIGARIVAGGLGTDTGGSVRVPGALNGCASLRPTVGRYPQTGIAPISHTRDTAGPMATTMADVELLDRVIAGRDAIQPADLKQVRIGVVRSMLTNLDTDTEAAFQAAVVQIKAQGITVVEIEMPQLAELNGQVSFPVALYEAYDDMVAYLSHTGTGISIEALVKDIASPDVKGTYEGLVIPRKLPGPGDTLLDARPIYDAAIKTARPALQALYGRTFADNRLDAIAFPTTPRVAIPSNPDSSSLENFGLFIQNTDPGSNAGIPGIQIPIALGATSKLPVGLELDGPAGSDERLLAIGMALDGVFGRLPAPR, from the coding sequence ATGGATCTCGATCAGTTGACCCTAACCCAGGCCGCGGCCGACCTTCGCGCCGGAAAAGTCACGAGCACCGCCCTCACGACGGAGGCGCTGACCCGCGCCAAGGCCGGCGCCGATCTCAATGCCTTCGTCACCCTCGACGAAGCCGGCGCCTTGAAGGCCGCGACAGCGTTCGATGCGACCGGCGACAAGGACAAGCCGCTCGGCGGCGTGCCCGTCGCGATCAAGGACAATATCGAGGTCGCCGGGCTTCCCTGCAGCGCCGGAACGCCGGCGCTGCAGGGTTACGTCCCGAAGGCCGACGCGCCAGTGGTCGCGAAGCTCCGCGCCGCGGGCGCGATCATCATCGGCAAGACCAGCATGCACGAGCTCGCCTTCGGCATCTCCGGCTACAATACCGCGTTCAAGACCGGCGCGGAGTTCGGCGTGCGCAACGCCTACGATCGCAGCCTGATCGCCGGCGGTTCCTCCTCAGGCACGGGCGCAGCGATCGGCGCGCGGATCGTCGCGGGCGGGCTCGGCACCGACACCGGCGGATCGGTCAGGGTCCCGGGCGCGTTGAATGGATGCGCCTCGCTGCGCCCGACGGTCGGACGTTACCCGCAAACCGGCATCGCGCCGATCTCGCACACCCGCGACACCGCAGGCCCGATGGCCACGACCATGGCGGACGTCGAACTGCTCGACCGCGTCATCGCCGGTAGGGACGCGATTCAGCCGGCGGATCTGAAGCAGGTGCGGATCGGCGTCGTAAGATCGATGCTGACCAATCTCGACACCGACACCGAAGCCGCCTTCCAGGCGGCGGTCGTGCAGATCAAGGCGCAGGGCATCACGGTCGTCGAGATCGAGATGCCGCAACTCGCCGAGCTCAACGGTCAGGTCAGCTTTCCCGTCGCGCTGTACGAAGCCTATGACGACATGGTCGCCTATCTCAGTCACACCGGCACCGGGATCAGCATCGAGGCGCTGGTGAAGGACATCGCCAGCCCCGATGTGAAGGGCACCTATGAGGGCCTCGTGATCCCGCGCAAGCTGCCCGGCCCCGGCGACACGCTGCTCGACGCCAGGCCGATTTACGACGCCGCGATCAAGACCGCGCGTCCGGCCCTGCAGGCGCTCTACGGCAGGACCTTTGCCGATAACCGGCTCGATGCCATCGCCTTCCCGACCACGCCACGCGTCGCAATCCCATCCAATCCCGACTCCAGCAGCCTCGAAAATTTCGGCCTGTTCATCCAGAACACCGATCCCGGCAGCAATGCCGGCATTCCCGGGATCCAGATTCCGATCGCGCTCGGCGCCACCAGCAAATTGCCTGTAGGACTCGAGCTGGACGGTCCCGCGGGCAGCGACGAGCGGCTGCTTGCAATCGGCATGGCGCTTGATGGTGTATTCGGACGGCTGCCGGCGCCGCGCTGA